CCCATGTGTTACGAGTGTGGCTTGGCAGTATTACGGTAATGTATCGTAAGATCGGCCAACGTAGTGGAGATCATTTCTGGGCGCAGAGGTCCACGGATGCCATGTCTGTAGGTAAcgtcatttttttttgtcctATTTCGGCGGTGCCTGTTCGGATTTGAATTTTCTCCTCTGGGGACCTAGTGTACTGTATATAGATCACCTGATCACCTTACACATACCTGCTTTGAAGTTCCTCCTTTCCCCTACGAGACTTTGTTTCCACTTGAGCATTCTAAGGAATGACAGATCAGCGAAGTCCCAAAGAAGCCGGCATGGACCCTTCGGCCAGTCGATGTCGCGCAAAACTCCAGCTCTCCTGCAAGTTATGTAGACGTCGGAAGTGGGTGcacaccaatgccaatccTCTCGCATACCCTGTCCTTCCGGCTCATTAAACTAGGCTTAATTGCAATCGCGAATATCCCTGCGGCACATGCTCGAAACGTGGGCTAGACAAGTTGTGCACTTGCCCTCCAGATCCGATGCAACCGTTGAGGCTGGATCCTTCGTCGTCAAATATGCAGGCTAGGAGACAGCAATTGGAAAGCTTGGTGGTCACTCTGTTACAGCAGAGCAAGAGCGTCCCGCACGATTCAGCCGTGCCTCTCCATATGACCAGCACACAACACGAAATGGACAATAGGGCGGATAAGATCTCTTCTCAATCGAATCACGGCAGCATAAAATGCAACCATGTTGGGAATTCCAGATATGTCAATGGCAGCCACGGGGTGGCTGTTCTGAATGGCATTGTCGAATTGAAAGATTATTTTGAACAGGAAGGAATGGAACCTGCCCGACCTGTCTTCGATCCAACGTCTTCTGCATCATTTGTCGGCCCGCAGCCACTCTTTGGCTACCCTTAATACATAACCAGAGAGCAGCTCTTGGCATGACTTCCTGATAAGCCCGAGGTGGACCGACTGGTGTCGTTCTATTTCAACTCATTCGATATGTCTCCAGGTAAATGCGCCAAACACCAGATTTTGATTTCAACCCGGCTGACTAAAAGTCACCACATAGCTATTCTTCACAATGTAGAGTTTCCAACAGAAGCAAGCTTGGCCTCTCAGCATGGCCTTTCGAAGGGGTTCTTATTCCAACTCCTTCCAGTATGAACAATTTTGGGAGCGTTCTGCCGATACCTCAATAATCTGGGTAGGGTTATTGTACGCTATCATGTGCTAGGCCGCAAAGTTCCAGAGATTTCGATTTGAATCTGGTCTCCATATCATCCGCAGAGCATGATTCCCAAATGATAGTAGAAGCTTTCCGCGCAAATGTTGTTTAATGTCTGATCCTTGGGAACAACCACGTGGGTGGACCTTGCGTACTCGAAATGTTTTTTCTGTACTTCACTTGCGAGCATTTTAGTTTTAGCCACAAAGATGCACAGCTCGGAATCTGGTTGCTCCTAGGTATCATTGTTCAATTAT
The nucleotide sequence above comes from Penicillium digitatum chromosome 1, complete sequence. Encoded proteins:
- a CDS encoding fungal-specific transcription factor domain-containing protein; the protein is MTDQRSPKEAGMDPSASRCRAKLQLSCKLCRRRKLNCNREYPCGTCSKRGLDKLCTCPPDPMQPLRLDPSSSNMQARRQQLESLVVTLLQQSKSVPHDSAVPLHMTSTQHEMDNRADKISSQSNHGSIKCNHVGNSRYVNGSHGVAVLNGIVELKDYFEQEGMEPARPVFDPTSSASFVGPQPLFGYP